One Chroogloeocystis siderophila 5.2 s.c.1 genomic window, GTGTAAAGTCAGCATCAATGAGCATTTGATTCAGTTTTTCCTGCGGAATGTGTTTCGCGCCAATCCGCACGATTCGCGATCGCATTGTATTAGAAACACCGCTACGTTGTCTGCCTGCTTCTAGTTCCATGACTTGGCGATACAGTTCTAGTTTGGCAGGTGGAATCGGAGTACCATCGAAATCTGTTCCTGCGGCGATCGCCACATCGACAGCATCTGCGCCTGTTGTTTGCGGAGATTTTTGTGAATTCATCGTTTGTGGTAATAACAGCTACGCTTGCATTTTACCAAGTGTGATTGCCTATTCAGCAAAACAGATAACTAGTCGTATTTTTTCGCAAAATTGGGTATTCAAACACTTGCAACTACTAAAGCTTTTGATCTAACCTCTAGCCAACTATGTACCCTCATAACATTTTTTTATGTCTGACGTTCCTATTCCCGATTCCCAAGACCGATCGCTACAAAAAGCGTTTACGGGAAAACTAGTAGATGAATATTTTGATTACTCTGAAAGTTGGCTGCGGGCAATTTTGAGAATGTGCATTTTTTCACTCACTCGAATTGGTGGAAAAACTGCTTTGCTCATCGAGTGTCCCAATCAAGCAGTTGCTAAACGCCTTAGCCGCAAAACGTATCCTTTACAGCAGTTTAGCGAGTGCTTTTCTTCAAGTTACCCTGCAAGTAGGCGAGTTCTGATTTGCTACCAAGATAGTGCGCTTGCTACTTGGCGATGTTTTGATACAGAAAGTAATAGTTGGAAAACGTGGGAGAATTTACAAATTCCCACGGCTTCGACCGATGGATAATGTATTCAAGTATATTGCTAAGAACTTTACTTTAGCAGTTTTAATGCCAATGCCCATACTTCACATTGCTCTGCGCCGCTGTGGCTTGTTATACAAACAAAATCCTGTAGAGTTGCTATCTAAAAACGCCGAATGTACTATTTTAACTAGTTGTCTTGAGTTTGACCAGGGATATGCGTAGCAGTCCTAGAAGAAGATTCTCTTCGTGTATCTGAGCAAATGCCGATTTCTTTTAATAACTGAGCAATTTGCTGTGAAGTCAAACTGCGTTCTAGTAGTTGCTTTTGCTTTGCGATCGCCAGCAGTTGATGCAACTCTTCTACTGACAATGTTGTATCTTCCTGAGAAGCTGTTTGGCTAGATGCTGCTAATTTTAATGTGACTAATATTAAAAAACGCTGTAGCACGACTCTTTGAGTAGGTGTTAACTCTAATTCATCGGCAAATAATGCTAAATT contains:
- a CDS encoding small RNA NsiR4-regulated ssr1528 family protein, producing the protein MNSQKSPQTTGADAVDVAIAAGTDFDGTPIPPAKLELYRQVMELEAGRQRSGVSNTMRSRIVRIGAKHIPQEKLNQMLIDADFTPLKDKEIAFYYGAK